The following proteins come from a genomic window of Montipora foliosa isolate CH-2021 chromosome 2, ASM3666993v2, whole genome shotgun sequence:
- the LOC137992259 gene encoding synaptotagmin-4-like isoform X2 — MLKWRQSLDSSSMTLPTFRDFDPQRKPSSNFLTRLAFNNSGLVCLVGILIFPILLGIAVGYGFMILGVGAYKKMTAERTKLNAAKEAQKIQVVLGDKVVDSSFPKTVSLNVQESKNRSFSGTPPARYYYHRLCTFSNELVNGEVKKNFDESSISEDDVDNRSRDKLTTGARDNVESDSSTHASLEDNLDKTEDEGDKELESVQGETGDSVTSCEGNSPVKNNKPSKQNFPDKKRLDLPEKSSKEIDLKEITSIEEDKVSSPDNTDGNRGRIRFALHYNVAKTELQVNIIKAINLPITDNKQGISSMVKLSLLPQQFCWQRTKTVDGTPDPVFNETFVVSGFSKDRLKEYELKFKVVNFQDTFKERFGDDVIGEILFPLSELKLMDNSASFSITKWLYLKPPIPFGAEAGDLGELCVSLCFRPISGRLIITVTKIRGLPKATADRTDPYVKLALYCDGVRMSKANTRVKRRSLNPVYNEKFNFNVSADQISMTTVVLKIVNHSEINVGGGSLGSVILGYDSLGSGQEQWKSMIESPSRHIEKWHKLHKDIC, encoded by the exons ATGTTAAAATGGCGTCAGTCTCTAGATTCTTCAAGCATGACGCTACCAACATTTAGAG ATTTCGATCCACAAAGAAAACCTTCATCCAATTTTCTGACACGTCTTGCGTTCAACAACAGTGGATTAGTGTGCTTAGTTGGAATTTTAATATTTCCCATTTTACTGGGAATTGCAGTCGGCTATGGGTTTATGATACTCGGCGTCGGTGCATACAAGAAAATGACCGCAGAAAGGACCAAATTAAACGCCGCCAAAGAAGCGCAGAAAATTCAAGTGGTCCTCGGCGACAAAGTAGTTGACTCTTCGTTTCCAAAAACTGTCTCTCTAAACGTTCAAGAAAGTAAAAATCGCAGTTTTTCTGGTACACCTCCTGCAAGGTACTACTACCATCGGCTGTGTACTTTTTCCAACGAACTTGTTAACGGTGAAGTTAAGAAGAACTTTGATGAGAGTTCTATATCGGAGGATGACGTTGATAACCGGTCACGTGACAAATTAACCACCGGTGCCAGGGATAATGTGGAATCTGACTCCAGCACGCATGCGTCACTCGAGGACAATTTGGATAAGACCGAGGACGAGGGTGATAAAGAACTGGAGAGTGTGCAAGGTGAAACGGGAGATTCAGTTACTTCTTGTGAAGGTAATAGCCCTGTGAAAAATAACAAGCCAAGTAAACAAAACTTTCCAGACAAAAAGCGCTTGGATTTGCCCGAGAAGAGTTCGAAGGAGATTGATCTCAAAGAGATTACCTCGATAGAAGAGGACAAGGTTTCGTCGCCAGACAACACAGATGGAAATCGAGGAAGGATTCGATTTGCGTTGCATTACAACGTCGCGAAAACTGAACTTCAAGTGAACATTATAAAAGCGATCAATCTTCCAATTACAGACAATAAGCAAGGAATTAGCTCAATGGTGAAACTTTCCCTTCTTCCACAGCAATTCTGCTGGCAGAGGACGAAAACTGTCGATGGAACTCCTGATCCTGTTTTCAACGAGACTTTCGTCGTTTCGGGCTTTTCAAAGGACAGACTCAAAGAGTATGAGTTGAAGTTTAAAGTGGTGAACTTTCAGGACACTTTTAAAGAGCGTTTTGGTGATGACGTCATAGGCGAGATTCTCTTCCCATTATCGGAGCTAAAATTGATGGACAACAGTGCCTCGTTTTCGATCACCAAGTGGTTATACCTTAAACCTCCAATTCCATTTGGG GCGGAGGCAGGTGATCTTGGGGAGTTGTGTGTTTCTTTGTGTTTTCGACCAATCAGTGGGCGTCTTATTATAACTGTCACTAAGATTCGTGGGCTTCCAAAAGCAACCGCTGACCGCACAG ACCCCTACGTGAAGCTTGCCTTGTACTGCGACGGAGTGCGCATGTCCAAAGCTAATACGCGCGTCAAACGTCGTAGCCTCAATCCCGTGTACAATGAGAAGTTCAATTTCAATGTGTCTGCTGACCAGATATCTATGACCACCGTAGTGCTCAAGATTGTCAATCACTCGGAGATCAACGTTGGCGGGGGAAGCCTGGGGTCTGTTATTCTTGGATATGATTCGCTTGGCTCTGGCCAGGAGCAGTGGAAGTCAATGATTGAGTCGCCGAGTAGACATATTGAAAAGTGGCATAAGCTACACAAAGATATTTGTTGA
- the LOC137992259 gene encoding synaptotagmin-4-like isoform X1 gives MAPGYPILQHHYKPFIGENNIKKKRGKRDFDPQRKPSSNFLTRLAFNNSGLVCLVGILIFPILLGIAVGYGFMILGVGAYKKMTAERTKLNAAKEAQKIQVVLGDKVVDSSFPKTVSLNVQESKNRSFSGTPPARYYYHRLCTFSNELVNGEVKKNFDESSISEDDVDNRSRDKLTTGARDNVESDSSTHASLEDNLDKTEDEGDKELESVQGETGDSVTSCEGNSPVKNNKPSKQNFPDKKRLDLPEKSSKEIDLKEITSIEEDKVSSPDNTDGNRGRIRFALHYNVAKTELQVNIIKAINLPITDNKQGISSMVKLSLLPQQFCWQRTKTVDGTPDPVFNETFVVSGFSKDRLKEYELKFKVVNFQDTFKERFGDDVIGEILFPLSELKLMDNSASFSITKWLYLKPPIPFGAEAGDLGELCVSLCFRPISGRLIITVTKIRGLPKATADRTDPYVKLALYCDGVRMSKANTRVKRRSLNPVYNEKFNFNVSADQISMTTVVLKIVNHSEINVGGGSLGSVILGYDSLGSGQEQWKSMIESPSRHIEKWHKLHKDIC, from the exons ATGGCGCCAGGTTATCCCATTCTACAACATCATTACAAGCCGTTCATAGGGGAAAATAACATCAAAAAGAAACGAGGAAAACGCG ATTTCGATCCACAAAGAAAACCTTCATCCAATTTTCTGACACGTCTTGCGTTCAACAACAGTGGATTAGTGTGCTTAGTTGGAATTTTAATATTTCCCATTTTACTGGGAATTGCAGTCGGCTATGGGTTTATGATACTCGGCGTCGGTGCATACAAGAAAATGACCGCAGAAAGGACCAAATTAAACGCCGCCAAAGAAGCGCAGAAAATTCAAGTGGTCCTCGGCGACAAAGTAGTTGACTCTTCGTTTCCAAAAACTGTCTCTCTAAACGTTCAAGAAAGTAAAAATCGCAGTTTTTCTGGTACACCTCCTGCAAGGTACTACTACCATCGGCTGTGTACTTTTTCCAACGAACTTGTTAACGGTGAAGTTAAGAAGAACTTTGATGAGAGTTCTATATCGGAGGATGACGTTGATAACCGGTCACGTGACAAATTAACCACCGGTGCCAGGGATAATGTGGAATCTGACTCCAGCACGCATGCGTCACTCGAGGACAATTTGGATAAGACCGAGGACGAGGGTGATAAAGAACTGGAGAGTGTGCAAGGTGAAACGGGAGATTCAGTTACTTCTTGTGAAGGTAATAGCCCTGTGAAAAATAACAAGCCAAGTAAACAAAACTTTCCAGACAAAAAGCGCTTGGATTTGCCCGAGAAGAGTTCGAAGGAGATTGATCTCAAAGAGATTACCTCGATAGAAGAGGACAAGGTTTCGTCGCCAGACAACACAGATGGAAATCGAGGAAGGATTCGATTTGCGTTGCATTACAACGTCGCGAAAACTGAACTTCAAGTGAACATTATAAAAGCGATCAATCTTCCAATTACAGACAATAAGCAAGGAATTAGCTCAATGGTGAAACTTTCCCTTCTTCCACAGCAATTCTGCTGGCAGAGGACGAAAACTGTCGATGGAACTCCTGATCCTGTTTTCAACGAGACTTTCGTCGTTTCGGGCTTTTCAAAGGACAGACTCAAAGAGTATGAGTTGAAGTTTAAAGTGGTGAACTTTCAGGACACTTTTAAAGAGCGTTTTGGTGATGACGTCATAGGCGAGATTCTCTTCCCATTATCGGAGCTAAAATTGATGGACAACAGTGCCTCGTTTTCGATCACCAAGTGGTTATACCTTAAACCTCCAATTCCATTTGGG GCGGAGGCAGGTGATCTTGGGGAGTTGTGTGTTTCTTTGTGTTTTCGACCAATCAGTGGGCGTCTTATTATAACTGTCACTAAGATTCGTGGGCTTCCAAAAGCAACCGCTGACCGCACAG ACCCCTACGTGAAGCTTGCCTTGTACTGCGACGGAGTGCGCATGTCCAAAGCTAATACGCGCGTCAAACGTCGTAGCCTCAATCCCGTGTACAATGAGAAGTTCAATTTCAATGTGTCTGCTGACCAGATATCTATGACCACCGTAGTGCTCAAGATTGTCAATCACTCGGAGATCAACGTTGGCGGGGGAAGCCTGGGGTCTGTTATTCTTGGATATGATTCGCTTGGCTCTGGCCAGGAGCAGTGGAAGTCAATGATTGAGTCGCCGAGTAGACATATTGAAAAGTGGCATAAGCTACACAAAGATATTTGTTGA
- the LOC137992259 gene encoding synaptotagmin-4-like isoform X3, which produces MILGVGAYKKMTAERTKLNAAKEAQKIQVVLGDKVVDSSFPKTVSLNVQESKNRSFSGTPPARYYYHRLCTFSNELVNGEVKKNFDESSISEDDVDNRSRDKLTTGARDNVESDSSTHASLEDNLDKTEDEGDKELESVQGETGDSVTSCEGNSPVKNNKPSKQNFPDKKRLDLPEKSSKEIDLKEITSIEEDKVSSPDNTDGNRGRIRFALHYNVAKTELQVNIIKAINLPITDNKQGISSMVKLSLLPQQFCWQRTKTVDGTPDPVFNETFVVSGFSKDRLKEYELKFKVVNFQDTFKERFGDDVIGEILFPLSELKLMDNSASFSITKWLYLKPPIPFGAEAGDLGELCVSLCFRPISGRLIITVTKIRGLPKATADRTDPYVKLALYCDGVRMSKANTRVKRRSLNPVYNEKFNFNVSADQISMTTVVLKIVNHSEINVGGGSLGSVILGYDSLGSGQEQWKSMIESPSRHIEKWHKLHKDIC; this is translated from the exons ATGATACTCGGCGTCGGTGCATACAAGAAAATGACCGCAGAAAGGACCAAATTAAACGCCGCCAAAGAAGCGCAGAAAATTCAAGTGGTCCTCGGCGACAAAGTAGTTGACTCTTCGTTTCCAAAAACTGTCTCTCTAAACGTTCAAGAAAGTAAAAATCGCAGTTTTTCTGGTACACCTCCTGCAAGGTACTACTACCATCGGCTGTGTACTTTTTCCAACGAACTTGTTAACGGTGAAGTTAAGAAGAACTTTGATGAGAGTTCTATATCGGAGGATGACGTTGATAACCGGTCACGTGACAAATTAACCACCGGTGCCAGGGATAATGTGGAATCTGACTCCAGCACGCATGCGTCACTCGAGGACAATTTGGATAAGACCGAGGACGAGGGTGATAAAGAACTGGAGAGTGTGCAAGGTGAAACGGGAGATTCAGTTACTTCTTGTGAAGGTAATAGCCCTGTGAAAAATAACAAGCCAAGTAAACAAAACTTTCCAGACAAAAAGCGCTTGGATTTGCCCGAGAAGAGTTCGAAGGAGATTGATCTCAAAGAGATTACCTCGATAGAAGAGGACAAGGTTTCGTCGCCAGACAACACAGATGGAAATCGAGGAAGGATTCGATTTGCGTTGCATTACAACGTCGCGAAAACTGAACTTCAAGTGAACATTATAAAAGCGATCAATCTTCCAATTACAGACAATAAGCAAGGAATTAGCTCAATGGTGAAACTTTCCCTTCTTCCACAGCAATTCTGCTGGCAGAGGACGAAAACTGTCGATGGAACTCCTGATCCTGTTTTCAACGAGACTTTCGTCGTTTCGGGCTTTTCAAAGGACAGACTCAAAGAGTATGAGTTGAAGTTTAAAGTGGTGAACTTTCAGGACACTTTTAAAGAGCGTTTTGGTGATGACGTCATAGGCGAGATTCTCTTCCCATTATCGGAGCTAAAATTGATGGACAACAGTGCCTCGTTTTCGATCACCAAGTGGTTATACCTTAAACCTCCAATTCCATTTGGG GCGGAGGCAGGTGATCTTGGGGAGTTGTGTGTTTCTTTGTGTTTTCGACCAATCAGTGGGCGTCTTATTATAACTGTCACTAAGATTCGTGGGCTTCCAAAAGCAACCGCTGACCGCACAG ACCCCTACGTGAAGCTTGCCTTGTACTGCGACGGAGTGCGCATGTCCAAAGCTAATACGCGCGTCAAACGTCGTAGCCTCAATCCCGTGTACAATGAGAAGTTCAATTTCAATGTGTCTGCTGACCAGATATCTATGACCACCGTAGTGCTCAAGATTGTCAATCACTCGGAGATCAACGTTGGCGGGGGAAGCCTGGGGTCTGTTATTCTTGGATATGATTCGCTTGGCTCTGGCCAGGAGCAGTGGAAGTCAATGATTGAGTCGCCGAGTAGACATATTGAAAAGTGGCATAAGCTACACAAAGATATTTGTTGA